GCTGTCAGTGAGGAGGATGAAATCGCTCATTCCACCTCGGCCGCACCACTACGACGCCATCGCACTTCGCATTGCCAGGTTCCGCTGCACGGTCGTCGCAAGGGTCGGCAGATCGAATGGCTTTTCGACGTAGTCGTCCGCGCCCAATTGGAGCGCTTCGCGCTTGTCTTCCCATTCTCCAAGCGCAGTCACCATCACAATCCGAACGCTCTTTCCGAGCGTGGGATGCTGCTTCATGATGCGACACACTTCCCAACCGTCCCGGCCGGGCATCATCACATCCAGCAGCACGAGCGCGGGCTTCACCGTCTCGAACAGCGCCAGCGCCTCATCGCCATCGTGCGCGACCGTTATCGGATATCCGCGAATCTCAAGATACTGACGGATGATCTCCGCGTTATCGTGATTATCGTCCACCACCAGTATCGGTGGCAAG
This region of Gemmatimonadaceae bacterium genomic DNA includes:
- a CDS encoding response regulator — protein: MRDTDLPPILVVDDNHDNAEIIRQYLEIRGYPITVAHDGDEALALFETVKPALVLLDVMMPGRDGWEVCRIMKQHPTLGKSVRIVMVTALGEWEDKREALQLGADDYVEKPFDLPTLATTVQRNLAMRSAMAS